A window of the Echeneis naucrates chromosome 3, fEcheNa1.1, whole genome shotgun sequence genome harbors these coding sequences:
- the myo5aa gene encoding unconventional myosin-Va isoform X1, with translation MAASELYTKCARVWIPDAEEVWKSAELTKDYKNGDPSLQLLLEDGTNIDHKLDPKTKNLPYLRNPDILVGENDLTALSYLHEPAVLHNLKVRFIDSKLIYTYCGIVLVAINPYETLPIYGSDIINAYSGQNMGDMDPHIFAVAEEAYKQMARDERNQSIIVSGESGAGKTVSAKYAMRYFATVSGSASEANVEEKVLASNPIMEAIGNAKTTRNDNSSRFGKYIEIGFDTRYRIIGANMRTYLLEKSRVVFQADEERNYHIFYQLCASSHLPEFKNLKLSSANDFLYTRQGRSPVIDGVDDTKELCTTRHAFTLLGINESYQMGLFQVLAAILHLGNVEIKDRDSDSSLIPPNNRHLMAFCELVGVNYQDMSQWLCHRKLKTATETYIKPLPRLQATNARDALSKHIYAKLFNWIVEHVNKALITNIKQHSFIGVLDIYGFETFEINSFEQFCINYANEKLQQQFNMHVFKLEQEEYMKEQIPWTLIDFYDNQPCINLIEAKMGILDLLDEECKMPKGSDDSWAQKLYNTHLKTCSLFEKPRMSNRAFIIQHFADKVEYQCEGFLEKNKDTVNEEQINVLKASKKFDLLVELFQDEEKATSPTGQVPGTGGRTRLSIKPDKGRERSSKEHKKTVGCQFRNSLQMLMDTLNATTPHYVRCIKPNDFKLAFSFDPKRAVQQLRACGVLETIRISAAGFPSRWTYQEFFSRYRVLMKQKDVLPDRKLTCKNVLEKLVQDQDKYQFGKTKIFFRAGQVAYLEKLRADKLRAACIRIQKTIRCWLAHKKYQRKRKAAITIQRFTRGYQARCLAKFMRRTQAATIIQKYQRMCVERKRYRQKQAAALAMQTMLRAYMARQKYQALLREHKAVIIQKHVRGWLARCWYKRCLYSIVYLQCCIRRMRARRELKKLKIEARSVEHFKKLNKGMENKIMQLQRKIDEQSKENRSINERLVGLENSYSAESERMRGELSRLRGFEEEAKNKTNQVTSLLEELEHLKKELSATQQEKKTIEDWAQTYRDEMEKMVSELKDQNGSLKKEKDDLNRLIQEQSQQMTEKMARAIAEETQQLETDLNEERSRYQNLLSEHLHLEEKYDDLKEEMALSSNISKPGHRRTDSTHSSNESEYTYNSEYAELEEGSRAAEDVTRGIDTSLTLKLQKRLTELEQEKQSLRNELENKEEQFQRARARDDAEFKKARGAELEYESLKRQELESENKKLRHDLAEMRQSLLGDAATGAGAPGSPAYKVLLDQLNSACEELEVRKEEVLILRSQLVSQKEAMHHRDEKETMTEPSVFVEDVSKLKDADELKQAYIGLKDTNRLLEHQLQTQRRGYDNEVEALRGELQNVKEENNRQQQLLAQNLQLPPEARIEASLQHEITRLTNENLELMAEDPTASREARVIILRRMVDLMEQLEKQDRTIRKLKKQLKVYSKRIGEMGAGQTEGQTSPGQMVDEPIHPVNIPRREKDFQGMLEYKKEDELKLVKNLILELKPRGVAVNLIPGLPAYILFMCLRHADYVNDDQKVRTLLTSTINSIKKILKKRGDDFETVSFWLANTCRFLHCLKQYSGDEAFMKHNTSRQNEHCLSNFDLAEYRQVISDLAIQIYQQLIKCMENILQPMIVSGMLEHETIQGVSGVKPTGLRKRTSSIADEGTYTLDSILRQLSAFHSTMCQHGTDPELIKQVVKQQFYIIGAVTLNNLLLRKDMCSWSKGMQIRYNVSQLEEWLRDKGLMTCGAKETLEPLIQAAQLLQVKKKTDEDAEAICSMCLALTTAQIVKVLNLYTPVNEFEERVSIAFIRTIQTRLRDRCESPQLLMDTKMIYPVTFPFSPSSLALETIQIPSSLNLGFLTRV, from the exons tgTGCACGGGTGTGGATCCCCGATGCAGAGGAGGTGTGGAAGTCTGCTGAGCTCACCAAGGATTACAAAAATGGCGACCCTTCCTTGCAGCTCTTGCTGGAAGATGGAACG AACATTGATCACAAGCTGGACCCCAAGACGAAGAACTTGCCATACCTGCGAAACCCTGACATCCTGGTGGGCGAAAATGACCTCACAGCTCTCAGCTATCTCCACGAGCCAGCCGTGCTACACAATCTCAAAGTTCGCTTCATCGATTCTAAGCTCATCTACACTTACTGTG GAATCGTTCTGGTGGCCATCAATCCGTATGAGACGCTGCCAATCTACGGGTCAGACATCATCAATGCCTACAGTGGTCAGAATATGGGAGACATGGACCCACATATCTTTGCTGTGGCAGAGGAGGCTTACAAACAGATGgccag GGATGAGAGGAACCAATCGATCATTGTCAGTGGAGAGTCTGGAGCAGGAAAGACGGTATCAGCCAAATATGCTATGAGATACTTTGCTACAGTCAGCGGCTCTGCTAGCGAGGCCAATGTGGAGGAGAAAGTCTTGGCCTCCAACCCCATCATGGAG GCTATTGGAAATGCGAAAACCACGAGAAATGACAACAGCAGTCGTTTTGGCAAATACATTGAGATTGGCTTCGACACCCGCTATCGCATTATTGGTGCCAACATGAGAACATATCTGCTGGAGAAATCACGAGTGGTCTTTCAG GCGGATGAGGAAAGGAATTATCATATCTTCTATCAGCTCTGTGCATCATCCCATCTCCCTGAGTTCAAGAATCTCAAGCTGA gcaGTGCAAACGACTTCCTGTACACAAGGCAGGGCCGCAGCCCCGTCATCGATGGTGTGGACGACACCAAGGAGCTTTGCACCACTCGCCATGCCTTCACATTGCTcg GTATTAATGAGTCCTATCAGATGGGTTTGTTCCAGGTTTTGGCTGCTATTCTTCATTTGGGAAATGTGGAAATAAAGGACAGAGACTCAGACAGCAGCCTCATTCCT CCCAACAATCGACACCTGATGGCGTTCTGTGAGCTGGTGGGCGTGAACTACCAGGACATGTCTCAGTGGCTGTGCCACAGGAAGCTGAAGACGGCCACAGAGACGTATATCAAGCCCCTACCTCGTCTGCAGGCCACAAACGCCCGTGATGCACTCTCCAAACATATCTATGCCAAGCTCTTCAATTGGATCGTAGAGCATGTTAACAAGGCTCTGATTACCAATATCAAACAGCACTCATTCATCGGTGTCCTCGACATCTATGG GTTTGAGACATTTGAGATCAACAGCTTTGAACAGTTCTGCATCAACTATGCTAATGAGAAACTCCAGCAACAATTCAACATG CATGTGTTcaagctggagcaggaggagtacATGAAGGAGCAGATCCCCTGGACTCTGATTGACTTTTATGACAACCAGCCCTGCATCAACCTCATAGAAGCCAAGATGGGAATCCTGGACCTGCTGGACGAGGAGTGCAAA ATGCCCAAAGGTTCTGATGATTCTTGGGCCCAGAAACTGTACAACACCCATCTGAAGACCTGCTCCCTCTTTGAGAAGCCACGCATGTCCAATCGTGCCTTCATCATCCAACACTTCGCTGACAAG GTGGAGTATCAGTGTGAAGGTTTTCTGGAGAAGAACAAGGACACTGTGAATGAAGAACAGATCAATGTGCTGAAGGCCAGCAAG AAG TTTGACCTGCTGGTGGAGTTGTTCCAGGATGAGGAGAAAGCAACCAGTCCTACTGGTCAGGTCCCAGGGACTGGGGGCCGGACCCGACTCAGCATTAAACCTGACAAAGGCCGGGAAAGAAGCAGCAAAGAGCACAAGAAGACTGTCGGCTGCCAG TTTCGCAACTCTCTGCAAATGCTGATGGATACTTTGAATGCTACAACTCCACACTATGTCCGCTGTATCAAACCCAATGACTTCAAGTTGGCCTTCTC GTTTGATCCTAAACGTGcagtgcagcagctcagagcctgtGGTGTCCTGGAGACCATCCGTATCTCTGCTGCGGGTTTCCCATCCAG ATGGACCTACCAGGAGTTCTTCAGCCGTTACAGAGTGTTGATGAAGCAGAAGGATGTGCTTCCTGACAGAAAGCTGACGTGCAAAAATGTTCTGGAGAAGTTGGTGCAG GACCAGGATAAATACCAGTTTGGTAAGACCAAGATCTTCTTCAGGGCTGGCCAGGTTGCATATCTGGAGAAGTTAAGGGCAGACAAGTTGCGAGCTGCTTGTATACGCATCCAGAAAACTATCCGCTGCTGGCTGGCACACAAAAAATATCAGCGCAAGCGCAAAGCTGCCATCACCATCCAGAGGTTCACCAGAGGATACCAGGCTCGCTG TCTGGCCAAGTTCATGCGTCGCACTCAAGCAGCCACCATCATCCAGAAGtaccagaggatgtgtgtggAGAGGAAACGCTACAGGCAAAAGCAGGCAGCTGCCCTGGCCATGCAGACGATGCTCAGAGCTTACATGGCCCGGCAGAAGTACCAGGCA CTACTGCGGGAGCACAAGGCTGTGATCATTCAGAAACATGTTCGTGGCTGGTTGGCTCGATGCTGGTACAAGCGCTGCCTTTACTCCATCGTCTACCTGCAGTGCTGTATCCGCAGGATGAGAGCCAGGCGCGAGTTGAAGAAGCTGAAGATCGAGGCCCGCTCAGTGGAGCACTTCAAGAAGCTCAACAAAGGCATGGAGAACAAGATCAtgcagctacagaggaagaTCGACGAGCAG AGCAAGGAAAACCGGTCAATCAACGAGAGACTTGTTGGTTTGGAGAATTCCTACTCCGCAGAGAGCGAGCGGATGCGTGGCGAGTTGAGCCGACTGCGTGGGTTTGAGGAGGAGgccaagaacaaaacaaaccaggtgacatcactgctggaggagctggagcatTTAAAGAAGGAGCTGAGCGCAACGCAACAGGAGAAGAAGACCATCGAGGACTGGGCACAGACATACCGGGACGAAATGGAAAAA atGGTCTCGGAGCTGAAGGACCAGAATGGCTCgctgaagaaagagaaggacgaCTTGAACAGGTTGATTCAGGAACAGAGTCAGCAGATGACAG AGAAAATGGCCCGGGCAATAGCAGAGGAGACTCAGCAGCTGGAGACAGATCTGAACGAGGAGCGATCTCGCTACCAGAATCTCCTGTCAGAACACCTTCACCTCGAGGAGAAATACGACGACCTGAAGGAGGAGATGGCTCTTTCCTCg AACATCTCCAAGCCTGGCCACAGGAGAACAGATTCCACCCACAGCAGCAACGAATCAGAGTACACCTACAACTCAGAGTACGCCGAATTGGAAGAAGGTTCCCGTGCCGCAGAA GATGTGACACGAGGAATCGACACCTCACTGACCCTCAAGCTGCAGAAACGTCTTACAGAACTGGAACAAGAAAAGCAGTCACTGCGCAAtgaactggaaaacaaagaggagcaaTTCCAGCGGGCTAGAGCCAGG GATGATGCAGAGTTTAAAAAGGCTCGTGGGGCTGAGCTAGAGTATGAATCTCTCAAG CGTCAGGAACTGGAGTCCGAGAACAAGAAGCTGAGACATGATCTGGCAGAGATGAGACAAAGCCTTCTGGGTGATGCAGCTACAGGTGCCGGGGCCCCAGGCTCCCCTGCTTATAAGGTGCTGCTGGACCAACTCAATTCTGCCTGTGAGGAACTGGAGGTTCGCAAGGAGGAGGTGCTGATCTTGCGCTCCCAGCTGGTCAGCCAAAAGGAGGCCATGCACCACAGG GATGAGAAG GAGACCATGACGGAGCCGTCTGTCTTTGTTGAGGATGTGTCTAAACTGAAGGACGCTGATGAACTCAAACAAGCTTACATAGGCCTCAAAGATACCAACAG GTTACTGGAACACCAACTGCAAACTCAGAGGAGAGGTTACGATAATGAGGTGGAAGCGTTACGTGGTGAGCTGCAGAATGTCAAGGAGGAGAACAAtcgtcagcagcagctcctggcaCAAAACCTCCAACTGCCCCCAGAGGCCAGAATCGAAGCCAGTCTGCAGCATGAGATCACCCGGCTCACGAACGAGAACCTG GAACTCATGGCAGAGGATCCTACAGCATCCAGAGAGGCTCGAGTCATCATTTTACGACGGATGGTT GATCTcatggagcagctggagaagcAAGATCGAACCATCCGCAAGCTCAAGAAGCAGTTGAAGGTCTACTCCAAGAGGATCGGAGAGATGGGAG cCGGTCAAACTGAAGGCCAGACGTCTCCAGGACAGATGGTGGATGAGCCCATCCACCCCGTCAACATCCCCCGCAGGGAGAAAGACTTCCAAGGCATGTTGGAGTACAAGAAGGAGGATGAACTTAAACTGGTCAAGAACCTCATCTTGG AACTGAAGCCTCGCGGTGTAGCAGTGAATCTGATCCCTGGTCTGCCAGCCTACATCCTGTTCATGTGTCTCAGACATGCTGACTATGTCAATGATGACCAGAAAGTCCGCACTCTGCTCACCTCAACCATCAACAGTATTAAGAAGATACTAAAg AAACGAGGAGATGACTTTGAAACAGTTTCTTTCTGGTTGGCCAACACCTGTCGTTTCTTGCACTGTTTGAAACAGTACAGCGGAGATGAG GCTTTCATGAAGCACAACACATCAAGACAGAATGAACACTGTCTGTCCAACTTCGACCTGGCGGAATACAGACAGGTGATCAGTGACCTGGCCATCCAGATCTATCAGCAGCTGATCAAATGCATGGAGAATATCCTCCAACCCATGATAG TCTCCGGCATGCTGGAACATGAGACCATCCAGGGCGTTTCAGGGGTCAAGCCCACCGGTCTCCGTAAGCGGACGTCCAGTATTGCAGATGAGGGCACCTACACCTTGGACTCCATCCTACGGCAGCTTAGCGCCTTCCACTCCACCATGTGTCAGCACGGCACCGACCCCGAGCTCATCAAGCAGGTGGTGAAGCAGCAGTTCTACATCATCGGCGCCGTCACCCTCAACAACCTGCTGCTGCGCAAAGACATGTGCTCCTGGAGCAAAGGCATGCAGATCAG gtacaATGTGAGCCAGCTGGAGGAGTGGCTCAGAGACAAAGGTCTCATGACATGTGGAGCCAAAGAGACTCTGGAGCCGCTGATCCAGGCcgctcagctgctgcaggtgaagAAAAAGACCGATGAGGACGCTGAGGCCATCTGCTCGATGTGCCTGGCCCTGACGACTGCTCAG ATTGTGAAGGTCTTGAACCTCTACACACCTGTCAATGAGTTTGAGGAGAGAGTTTCAATTGCGTTCATACGAACCATACAG ACTCGCTTGCGAGACCGATGTGAGAGTCCCC